In Candidatus Defluviilinea proxima, a single genomic region encodes these proteins:
- the cas4 gene encoding CRISPR-associated protein Cas4, with translation MLYLALALLFFAFVFFWQSGRQRKAAGLPGGRIIYTDTRGWNKLEKPLFHAGLELTGKPDYLIEKNGQIIPVEVKSGKAPDAPYDSHIYQLASYCLLVEKTYNKRPPYGIIHYEGRDFAVDYTRELESSLLDLLAEMKRDERKKEVDRSHEQASRCKRCGFRESCEQKLG, from the coding sequence ATGCTTTATTTAGCCCTCGCCCTTCTCTTTTTCGCTTTCGTCTTCTTCTGGCAATCAGGTCGCCAGCGGAAAGCCGCAGGTTTGCCCGGCGGGCGTATCATCTACACCGATACGCGCGGCTGGAACAAGCTTGAGAAGCCTCTCTTCCATGCCGGGCTTGAGTTAACAGGAAAACCTGATTACCTCATCGAAAAAAATGGACAGATCATCCCTGTGGAAGTGAAATCGGGGAAGGCTCCCGATGCTCCGTATGATTCACATATTTATCAACTGGCATCCTATTGTTTGCTGGTGGAAAAGACCTATAACAAACGCCCACCGTATGGGATCATCCATTATGAAGGCCGGGATTTTGCAGTCGATTACACACGTGAGTTGGAATCTTCTTTGCTCGACCTCCTAGCCGAGATGAAAAGAGACGAACGCAAGAAAGAGGTCGATCGGTCGCATGAGCAGGCATCCCGTTGTAAAAGATGCGGGTTTCGAGAGTCCTGTGAGCAGAAACTGGGATAA
- a CDS encoding MBL fold metallo-hydrolase produces MSNEMKIRFWGVRGSYPTPGAGTVKYGGNTPSVEVQAGNRTIILDAGTGIIPLGRELARTKRAGELLLLFSHLHHDHTQGFPFFVPAYMPNAKLHIYGPDGTHESLKNVLEHNQSSETFPISLRDMSSSKEIQAVRESQVIVWDEAGVRVAESAVGLSDEAVVIRIHKSYAHPGGVFVYRITWHGQSIVYATDTEGYVGTDKRLVKFAKDADVLIHDSQYLDEHYWGQLEGFPATQGYGHSTVTMACEVAASSLAGQLVLFHHDPAYTDNMLAGMERTAKSLFADSVAAHEGLEITLSPRFDYANAPLSAKEREVQYAQNG; encoded by the coding sequence ATGTCGAACGAAATGAAAATCAGGTTTTGGGGTGTGCGTGGGAGCTATCCTACGCCCGGGGCAGGGACGGTGAAATACGGTGGCAATACACCAAGTGTAGAAGTGCAGGCTGGGAACCGCACAATCATCCTCGATGCTGGAACGGGCATCATTCCGTTGGGTCGAGAATTGGCACGCACAAAGCGCGCAGGTGAATTGCTCTTACTGTTCAGTCACTTGCATCACGACCACACACAGGGGTTTCCCTTCTTCGTCCCTGCTTATATGCCGAATGCAAAGTTGCACATCTACGGTCCCGATGGCACGCACGAGTCGTTGAAAAATGTACTGGAGCACAACCAGTCTTCCGAGACATTTCCCATCAGCTTGCGCGATATGTCTTCTTCGAAGGAGATTCAGGCAGTGCGCGAGTCGCAGGTCATTGTTTGGGATGAAGCTGGAGTCCGTGTCGCTGAATCAGCTGTCGGCTTAAGTGATGAGGCGGTCGTCATCCGCATTCACAAATCGTATGCACATCCCGGCGGCGTCTTCGTCTATCGCATCACCTGGCACGGTCAATCCATCGTTTACGCGACCGACACAGAAGGCTACGTGGGCACAGATAAACGTCTCGTCAAGTTTGCAAAAGATGCGGATGTGTTGATCCACGACTCGCAATATTTGGATGAGCACTATTGGGGACAACTGGAGGGGTTCCCCGCCACGCAAGGATACGGGCACTCGACCGTTACGATGGCCTGCGAAGTGGCCGCTTCTTCTCTTGCGGGACAGCTGGTTCTGTTCCATCATGACCCAGCCTACACTGATAATATGCTGGCAGGCATGGAGCGGACCGCGAAGAGTCTGTTCGCCGATTCGGTTGCAGCGCATGAAGGCTTGGAGATTACGCTATCCCCCCGCTTCGACTACGCTAACGCTCCGCTCAGCGCGAAGGAAAGGGAAGTACAATATGCTCAAAATGGTTGA
- a CDS encoding EfeM/EfeO family lipoprotein, with the protein MVRKTNIFIGTLIFILLASACAPAATEAPAVEQNIPATDLSGIKTYLLGKSSELTKSSQALKDASDTYYELAKASGFDYAALAESNSGEVSEALTSAKNAWLAASPLYEQMEGIVAGTPSLAEYDVILDAGTSGEEDPEGAVPFDLTLPDGRVLAKPGNLFGVLESTLWGTYADFTSGVEVDLDSNGSIDFGEKLPDANVLKSAADALHSYSTELGASAQVWVPTESDAFTSLVVMVPTMSEYFNSWKNSRFILGDASEQRDFVVISRLADIQNILGSLQVVYGEVKPLVEAENAAQAAQIETSLEDLKQFVADVYDKEQGGYQHTPEEADVLGAEAQNRATAIAGQVAQIAAKLNISIEE; encoded by the coding sequence ATGGTTCGTAAGACAAACATTTTTATCGGTACACTCATTTTCATCCTGCTTGCCAGCGCTTGTGCGCCTGCTGCAACAGAAGCGCCTGCTGTTGAGCAAAATATACCCGCCACCGACTTGAGCGGAATCAAAACATACTTACTTGGTAAATCATCTGAGCTGACAAAGAGCAGTCAGGCATTGAAAGATGCTTCAGATACGTATTATGAGTTGGCAAAAGCCTCGGGCTTTGATTATGCCGCTTTAGCTGAATCAAATTCAGGTGAAGTCAGTGAAGCGCTCACGTCCGCAAAGAATGCGTGGTTGGCGGCGAGTCCTCTGTATGAGCAGATGGAAGGCATCGTGGCGGGAACTCCCAGCCTGGCCGAATATGATGTGATCCTCGACGCAGGCACATCGGGCGAAGAGGACCCCGAAGGTGCAGTGCCATTTGATCTCACATTGCCTGATGGACGTGTATTGGCCAAGCCTGGTAATTTGTTCGGCGTGTTGGAAAGCACATTGTGGGGAACATATGCCGATTTCACTTCAGGCGTTGAAGTTGATTTGGATAGCAACGGCTCAATCGACTTTGGCGAGAAACTGCCCGACGCAAATGTGTTGAAATCTGCCGCCGATGCACTTCATTCTTATTCGACTGAACTTGGTGCTTCAGCCCAGGTATGGGTGCCTACTGAATCAGACGCTTTCACATCGTTGGTTGTGATGGTACCGACCATGAGCGAATACTTCAACTCGTGGAAGAACTCCCGTTTCATTTTGGGAGATGCCTCTGAGCAACGTGACTTTGTTGTGATCTCGCGCCTTGCTGATATTCAAAATATTCTTGGAAGTTTACAAGTGGTATATGGTGAGGTCAAACCGCTCGTTGAAGCAGAAAATGCCGCGCAAGCCGCACAGATCGAAACTTCTCTTGAAGACCTAAAGCAGTTTGTCGCTGATGTATATGACAAAGAGCAGGGTGGCTATCAACACACACCTGAAGAAGCCGATGTGCTCGGTGCCGAAGCGCAGAATCGTGCTACTGCCATTGCAGGCCAGGTGGCGCAGATCGCCGCAAAGTTAAACATTTCGATTGAGGAATAA
- a CDS encoding ferrous iron transport protein A, with product MSESTQLHLLRPGQRATITKVNGASALRRRFVEMGIVKGETILIERNAPLGDPVEYFIKGYHLALRKEEAAFIEVSLQGNDNG from the coding sequence ATGTCTGAATCAACTCAATTACATTTACTACGTCCGGGACAACGGGCGACAATCACCAAGGTCAATGGAGCCAGTGCATTACGCAGGCGCTTCGTTGAAATGGGAATCGTCAAAGGCGAGACGATCTTGATCGAGCGCAACGCCCCACTCGGTGACCCCGTGGAATATTTCATCAAAGGCTATCACCTTGCCCTACGAAAAGAGGAAGCCGCATTTATCGAAGTCTCCCTGCAAGGAAACGACAATGGCTGA
- a CDS encoding BCD family MFS transporter, with amino-acid sequence MFLKRLQLALIHTAVAMTLVPINSTLNRVMIFDLGISKTLFTLLAIFPYLLSPIQVAIGSFSDRHPIFGYRRTPYIFVGLVLCAIGVAVSPQIAVLMSLNFTLGIIAGILAFGAWGMGYNLSAVSYLSLASELSGEKERGKTIATMFTIMVIGLIATGISLSRMVPTYDPATLQRAFLIVAASALTLGLLSLIKLEPRFDISASTTKADTYTVKQMTAAITENPIAKIFFVYLFLLLAAILSQDVLLEPFGAQAFGMTLKQTSRIVSITNTFTLLAFIIAGFLDGRVKKKYVAQSGNLGALIGFVIIVVSGIVANKHAFYVGITLLGLGTGLSTIANLSLMFDLTVPEKVGLYIGAWGFSNGLSRLIGLLMAGVVADVATQLTGNPLNGYLVVFGIEALMMLIASIMLYRIDVPAFQKKAHEPSFTDKVALIGD; translated from the coding sequence ATGTTCCTCAAACGTCTCCAGCTTGCCTTAATTCACACCGCCGTCGCCATGACGCTCGTGCCCATCAACAGTACGCTCAATCGTGTCATGATCTTTGACCTTGGTATTTCCAAAACCCTTTTCACGCTCCTCGCGATCTTTCCCTATCTGCTTTCCCCAATTCAAGTTGCCATCGGCTCCTTCTCAGACCGCCATCCCATTTTCGGATATCGCCGCACACCATATATCTTTGTAGGTCTCGTCCTTTGCGCTATTGGCGTCGCAGTATCTCCGCAAATTGCCGTACTCATGAGTCTGAATTTCACTCTCGGCATCATTGCTGGTATTCTCGCGTTCGGCGCATGGGGCATGGGGTACAACCTCTCCGCGGTTTCTTATCTCTCGCTGGCATCTGAACTCTCCGGTGAAAAAGAACGAGGCAAGACGATAGCGACCATGTTCACGATCATGGTTATCGGTTTGATAGCGACAGGTATCAGTCTCAGCCGTATGGTCCCGACGTATGATCCCGCTACACTCCAGCGCGCCTTTCTCATCGTCGCCGCCTCAGCCCTGACTTTGGGCCTGCTCAGCCTCATCAAGCTTGAGCCTCGCTTTGACATCTCAGCCTCAACTACCAAAGCGGATACCTATACCGTCAAACAAATGACAGCCGCCATCACAGAAAACCCCATCGCAAAGATTTTCTTCGTCTATTTGTTTTTGCTCCTCGCCGCCATCCTCAGCCAGGATGTGTTGCTCGAACCCTTCGGCGCCCAAGCCTTTGGCATGACTTTGAAACAGACATCGCGCATCGTCTCCATTACCAATACGTTCACGCTCCTGGCCTTCATCATCGCAGGCTTCCTCGATGGACGTGTCAAAAAGAAATATGTGGCTCAATCAGGAAACCTTGGGGCATTGATCGGATTTGTCATTATCGTAGTGAGCGGCATCGTTGCTAATAAGCATGCTTTCTACGTTGGTATTACTTTATTGGGGTTAGGCACGGGTCTTTCCACCATCGCCAACCTCTCGTTGATGTTTGATCTGACCGTCCCCGAAAAAGTTGGTTTGTATATCGGCGCATGGGGATTCTCGAATGGACTTTCCCGTTTGATCGGTTTGCTCATGGCAGGTGTTGTTGCCGATGTCGCTACACAGCTCACGGGCAATCCGCTCAATGGATATCTTGTTGTCTTTGGCATCGAAGCATTGATGATGCTTATTGCTTCCATTATGCTCTATCGTATTGATGTGCCTGCCTTCCAGAAAAAAGCACATGAGCCATCTTTTACAGATAAAGTTGCACTCATTGGAGATTAA
- a CDS encoding FTR1 family protein, translating into MKKIIFAFLVAMLAASSIFGAAFAVSESPAQIAESIRSSLVQAQLDLTSDPASSAQLVADAKTSYQSGLSSWFSKYDAESQLRIGSAFDALDEAVTNRDAVSFAVARSQIWTGILAGSYAIVEQSIQSGDGVTAQTWLPVREFRIASRFSRPNVGATLAVQGFIAGNISAEDALQSIRADVLDTYQARMTESLRDLATADTNGFASRRAELAALADGYFLILSPAYLEQRGSESLSVAQTAFADLRTSAVATPELLSQQLSTVEANLNNFRAAPLSPAEQSRRAGQLLRFLSLVPVEYGRGVVDGRVTKDLEIQEAITFHAGAYAAFTDLKDLLDVLNHEQTMKADALFTSMGEMLIETGTGKSVAGVEVIESQTKELTEVLNIMLPDAWLKSSAQSDFDVIASMLDQMQTAVRNGEYELAESSRLDAYAIMETGPEAKLMVFAPQLKLQLEELFWNGQGENKGLAYLIKNRAPYADVKSSRLALDEHLEEAQNELGRNTAPAAIATNAGIIVFREGLEAVVIIASLMSSLKSADERKYRRPMWWGVILALIVTALTWLLAHEILQSLARYGEKLEAVVSVVAIAVLLLIMNWFFHNTYWTSWLANFHTKKKRLLSGEAGLLLGLVTLGFTSVYREGFEIVLFMQALVLEGGVTAVLTGVLIALLGVNLVGLIIFRLQRSLPYMKILVVTGIMIGAVLLQMVGSTVHIMQVVGWLPIHVITGLQVPYWLGTWFGVYPTWEGVVLQFIGGFYVIGTYYLAEAMRKKKIFAPKQKMVKSAAES; encoded by the coding sequence ATGAAAAAAATTATATTTGCATTTCTCGTTGCCATGCTTGCGGCTTCCAGTATTTTTGGAGCCGCATTTGCAGTTTCTGAGTCTCCTGCACAAATTGCTGAGTCGATCCGTTCTTCGCTCGTGCAGGCGCAATTGGATTTGACATCTGACCCCGCTTCTTCTGCCCAATTGGTGGCGGACGCAAAAACCTCGTATCAAAGCGGACTTTCAAGCTGGTTCTCCAAATATGACGCTGAGTCTCAACTGCGAATTGGCTCCGCTTTTGATGCGCTTGACGAAGCTGTTACCAACAGGGATGCAGTTTCATTTGCTGTTGCCCGCTCCCAAATATGGACGGGTATTCTTGCTGGCAGTTATGCCATCGTGGAACAATCCATCCAAAGTGGAGACGGGGTCACAGCGCAAACATGGTTGCCTGTGCGTGAGTTCCGTATTGCCAGTCGTTTCTCACGCCCGAATGTAGGAGCGACTCTTGCGGTGCAAGGTTTCATCGCTGGCAATATCTCTGCTGAAGATGCTTTGCAATCGATCCGTGCAGATGTGTTGGATACCTACCAGGCACGCATGACTGAATCCCTGCGTGATTTGGCAACTGCTGACACCAATGGATTTGCATCACGCCGTGCCGAATTGGCAGCGTTGGCGGATGGGTATTTCTTGATCCTTTCACCTGCTTATTTGGAGCAACGTGGCAGTGAATCGCTTTCGGTTGCACAAACAGCATTTGCTGATCTACGGACCTCCGCTGTTGCAACTCCTGAGCTTTTGAGTCAACAACTTTCGACTGTTGAAGCAAACTTGAATAATTTTCGTGCCGCTCCTCTCAGCCCTGCCGAGCAATCCCGCCGTGCGGGACAGTTGCTTCGTTTCCTATCACTCGTGCCCGTAGAGTATGGACGAGGCGTTGTAGATGGACGTGTGACCAAAGACCTTGAGATTCAAGAAGCCATCACATTCCATGCGGGGGCGTACGCCGCATTTACAGACTTGAAGGATTTGCTCGATGTGTTGAACCACGAGCAGACAATGAAGGCGGATGCGTTGTTTACGTCAATGGGGGAGATGCTGATCGAAACAGGAACAGGCAAATCGGTCGCAGGAGTCGAGGTGATCGAGTCTCAGACAAAAGAATTGACCGAAGTGTTGAATATCATGTTGCCCGATGCGTGGCTTAAATCCAGCGCACAAAGCGACTTTGATGTGATCGCGTCCATGTTGGATCAGATGCAGACAGCGGTGCGGAACGGTGAATACGAACTTGCGGAATCGTCACGCCTTGATGCGTATGCCATCATGGAGACGGGACCCGAAGCGAAGCTAATGGTCTTTGCGCCGCAGTTGAAATTACAACTGGAAGAATTGTTCTGGAATGGACAAGGTGAGAATAAAGGCCTTGCGTATTTGATAAAGAACCGTGCGCCATATGCGGATGTAAAATCTTCACGCCTCGCCTTGGATGAACACTTGGAAGAGGCGCAAAACGAATTAGGTCGTAACACCGCGCCCGCCGCCATTGCGACGAATGCAGGCATCATCGTTTTTCGTGAAGGGCTGGAGGCGGTGGTTATCATCGCTTCGTTGATGAGTAGCTTGAAATCTGCTGATGAACGTAAATATCGCCGACCGATGTGGTGGGGCGTGATCCTTGCGTTGATCGTAACGGCGCTGACTTGGTTGTTGGCGCATGAGATCCTTCAATCTTTAGCGCGTTACGGTGAAAAGCTTGAAGCGGTTGTATCTGTCGTTGCGATTGCTGTCTTGCTTCTCATCATGAATTGGTTCTTTCACAACACCTATTGGACAAGCTGGCTGGCAAATTTCCATACGAAAAAGAAACGCTTGTTGTCAGGTGAGGCGGGACTCTTGTTAGGACTCGTCACGCTTGGATTCACCAGTGTGTATCGTGAAGGCTTCGAGATCGTTTTATTCATGCAAGCACTTGTGCTTGAAGGCGGTGTAACGGCCGTCTTGACCGGTGTATTGATCGCGCTTCTCGGTGTGAATCTCGTTGGCTTGATCATCTTCCGTTTGCAAAGAAGCCTGCCGTACATGAAGATCCTTGTTGTTACGGGCATCATGATCGGCGCAGTACTTTTGCAGATGGTTGGTAGTACGGTTCATATTATGCAGGTGGTGGGCTGGCTTCCGATCCATGTGATTACAGGGTTACAAGTTCCATACTGGCTTGGTACGTGGTTTGGCGTGTATCCCACTTGGGAGGGCGTTGTGCTCCAATTCATCGGAGGCTTTTATGTGATCGGGACGTACTATCTTGCTGAAGCCATGCGTAAGAAGAAGATATTTGCACCCAAACAGAAGATGGTGAAATCGGCAGCGGAGTCGTAG
- the recN gene encoding DNA repair protein RecN — MLTELHIQNFAIIDKLDLRFNSGLIILTGETGAGKSIILDAVVMLIGGKADATFVRAESESALVEGVFQLKGPEREAVHEVLNREELMDDPDYVILSREIRNGGRSVARINGRTVGASLLREIGSILIDIHGQAEHLSLLDPRSHLGLLDRYAEVAKPLNEYRQTYHALLNLRHELSDLRKAQSDADRKIEMLTYQAEEIEEARLKIGEDEELRKERDRLANAEALAQNAQEALAILDEGSPEMPAASDLIGQAAQALGALAKIDSAQNELSNQAELLLDTMSDIVHTLRDYLEEIEFNPKRLDEVEERIDLIHSLTRKYGGSIPAVIAYGQDARKQLETITGAAERIDELEMEEAKLLNKLAKQGGALSEKRKSAAVSMAKGIETELGDLKMSSAKFKADFQTKTDPNGVPLEDGTRVGFDQNGFDKVEFLIAPNPGEGLKPLVKIASGGETSRLMLGLKNVLAGADEVPSLIFDEIDQGIGGRVGMIVGQKLWNLSRSHQVFCVTHLPQLAVFGDEHYQVQKLIQTNRTLTRVERLDGEARLLELSQMLGEVGEGTLRSAHELLQVAREMIKGK, encoded by the coding sequence ATGCTAACTGAACTCCACATTCAAAACTTTGCGATCATAGATAAACTCGATTTGCGCTTTAACTCGGGTCTCATCATCCTCACAGGTGAAACAGGCGCGGGTAAATCCATTATTCTCGATGCCGTGGTCATGCTTATTGGCGGCAAAGCGGATGCCACCTTCGTACGTGCTGAGTCAGAGTCAGCGTTGGTCGAAGGGGTGTTCCAGCTCAAAGGTCCAGAAAGAGAAGCGGTGCATGAAGTTTTGAACCGTGAAGAGCTGATGGACGACCCCGACTATGTGATCCTATCGCGTGAGATCCGCAATGGTGGACGCAGTGTGGCACGCATCAATGGGAGGACGGTCGGCGCTTCTCTCTTAAGGGAGATCGGGTCCATCCTCATTGACATTCATGGACAAGCCGAACATTTATCTCTGCTCGATCCACGCTCACACTTGGGCCTGCTCGATCGCTACGCCGAAGTCGCGAAGCCTCTCAATGAGTATCGCCAGACTTATCATGCATTGCTCAATCTGCGTCATGAATTGAGCGATTTGCGAAAGGCTCAATCAGATGCCGATCGCAAGATCGAGATGCTTACCTATCAAGCCGAAGAGATCGAAGAGGCGCGTTTGAAAATAGGGGAGGACGAAGAACTGCGCAAGGAACGTGACCGATTGGCGAATGCCGAGGCGCTGGCACAGAATGCACAAGAGGCGCTTGCCATTCTTGACGAAGGCTCGCCTGAAATGCCCGCCGCAAGTGACTTGATCGGACAGGCGGCTCAGGCTTTGGGTGCGCTCGCAAAAATCGACTCGGCGCAAAATGAATTATCGAACCAAGCCGAGCTGTTGCTTGATACCATGTCTGATATCGTGCACACGTTGCGCGATTACTTGGAAGAGATCGAATTTAATCCAAAGCGGCTCGATGAAGTGGAAGAACGCATCGACCTGATCCACTCGCTCACGCGCAAATATGGCGGAAGCATCCCCGCTGTCATTGCTTATGGACAGGATGCACGCAAGCAATTGGAAACCATCACGGGTGCGGCAGAACGCATTGACGAACTCGAAATGGAAGAGGCGAAGCTGTTAAACAAACTTGCCAAACAAGGCGGTGCGTTGAGCGAGAAGCGCAAGTCTGCGGCCGTTTCCATGGCAAAGGGAATCGAAACAGAGTTGGGCGACCTGAAGATGTCCTCAGCGAAATTCAAAGCGGACTTCCAAACGAAGACTGACCCGAACGGCGTGCCACTTGAAGATGGAACACGCGTTGGTTTTGATCAAAACGGATTCGACAAAGTGGAATTTCTAATCGCCCCGAACCCCGGCGAAGGGCTCAAGCCCTTGGTCAAGATTGCCTCGGGCGGTGAGACCTCGCGTTTGATGCTGGGATTGAAAAATGTCTTAGCAGGTGCTGACGAAGTCCCATCCCTTATCTTCGATGAGATCGATCAGGGGATCGGTGGCCGTGTGGGTATGATCGTGGGACAGAAACTCTGGAATCTCTCACGTTCGCATCAAGTCTTCTGTGTGACACATCTCCCACAACTGGCTGTCTTTGGTGATGAACATTATCAGGTACAGAAACTTATTCAAACCAACCGCACATTGACGCGCGTTGAGCGTCTCGATGGTGAGGCTCGTTTACTTGAACTTTCGCAAATGCTCGGGGAAGTCGGCGAAGGAACTCTCCGCTCTGCACATGAGTTGTTGCAGGTGGCAAGAGAGATGATCAAAGGAAAGTAA
- a CDS encoding NAD(+)/NADH kinase, with translation MANPFLPKHPVVTAYPRMPQAFAEAEAMSGYLKELGVDAPFGSLYDEGLRARVNNREFDMLIVAGGDGSVLRAGHLCAPLGVPILGVNLGRLGFMIQVDRDEWREYFDKLLNGEAWIENRMMLHAKHVRADASLGEWDALNEVVVGRGHNLRPVRLSASVDGRHLTSYVADGLIASTATGSTAYALAAGGPILPPELRNILLVPIAPHLSVDRAVVLAEGSMVSIRVKGENAVLSIDGQPAISLMDDDHVDIHAAEVTAQFVRFGDPGYFYRNLTAHMNENSLGLPR, from the coding sequence ATGGCTAATCCCTTTCTCCCCAAACACCCTGTTGTGACCGCTTATCCTCGTATGCCCCAAGCGTTTGCAGAGGCCGAGGCGATGTCTGGGTACCTCAAGGAATTGGGTGTGGATGCGCCTTTTGGCTCGCTGTATGATGAAGGTTTGCGGGCGCGAGTGAATAACCGCGAATTTGACATGTTGATCGTTGCCGGTGGTGATGGGAGCGTTCTGCGGGCAGGACATTTATGTGCCCCTTTGGGAGTTCCCATTCTCGGCGTAAATCTGGGAAGACTTGGGTTCATGATCCAGGTCGACCGGGACGAGTGGCGTGAGTACTTTGATAAGTTGTTGAATGGCGAAGCGTGGATCGAGAATCGCATGATGCTCCATGCAAAACATGTCCGCGCAGACGCCTCGTTGGGAGAGTGGGACGCCTTGAACGAAGTGGTAGTGGGGCGCGGGCACAACCTGCGGCCTGTGCGCCTTTCCGCTTCGGTGGATGGGCGTCACCTGACGAGTTATGTGGCAGATGGATTGATCGCTTCGACCGCTACCGGTTCAACGGCGTACGCGCTCGCGGCGGGTGGACCGATCTTGCCGCCGGAGTTGCGTAATATTTTGCTGGTGCCGATCGCACCGCATCTTTCGGTGGATCGTGCGGTTGTTCTCGCTGAAGGTTCGATGGTGAGCATTCGAGTGAAAGGTGAGAACGCGGTCTTGAGCATCGACGGTCAGCCTGCCATTTCGTTGATGGATGATGACCATGTGGATATCCATGCCGCTGAAGTGACCGCACAATTTGTACGTTTTGGAGACCCGGGTTATTTTTATCGAAACCTGACCGCGCACATGAACGAAAATTCTTTAGGATTGCCGAGATAA
- a CDS encoding metal-dependent transcriptional regulator has translation MSVPHLSESTEMYLKAMSELGDRDVAIARLAERLNVTHVSANEMMRRLSEQGLVTHTPYKGVTLTKKGREVASNVIRRQRLWEVFLYEHLKIEWSKVYELACSLEHATAPEVTEALAKFLEHPQACPRGNPIPDVKGVFTPLSGIALSEVEIGKTVKVQAVNATATDVLKYLQDKNILPGQKIKVIEAAPMEGPLTLQVGGKEVALGLSLAKFVIVE, from the coding sequence ATGTCTGTTCCACATTTGAGCGAAAGCACAGAAATGTATCTGAAGGCGATGTCTGAATTAGGAGATCGGGATGTGGCCATCGCGCGCCTTGCCGAGCGTTTGAACGTGACACATGTCTCTGCAAACGAGATGATGCGGCGACTAAGCGAACAGGGACTCGTGACCCACACACCATACAAAGGTGTGACGCTGACAAAAAAAGGACGCGAGGTGGCTTCGAACGTGATCCGTCGGCAAAGGTTGTGGGAAGTGTTTCTGTATGAACATTTAAAGATCGAGTGGTCGAAAGTGTATGAACTGGCGTGTTCCCTGGAACATGCCACCGCGCCAGAAGTGACCGAGGCGCTGGCAAAGTTTCTCGAACATCCACAAGCTTGCCCACGCGGAAACCCGATCCCTGACGTGAAAGGTGTGTTCACGCCATTAAGCGGGATAGCGTTGAGCGAGGTAGAGATCGGCAAGACAGTGAAAGTACAGGCAGTGAATGCCACGGCAACTGATGTGTTGAAGTATTTGCAAGATAAAAATATTCTGCCCGGTCAAAAAATAAAAGTGATCGAAGCCGCACCGATGGAGGGACCTCTTACTTTGCAAGTGGGAGGAAAAGAAGTTGCGCTGGGATTATCGCTGGCAAAGTTTGTGATCGTGGAATAA
- a CDS encoding helix-turn-helix domain-containing protein encodes MTDEWLSLSDAAKLLGVHPSTIRLWSDKGSIPVHKTQGGHRRYKRGEILLWAEANSKSKNEAIEPEGMMNEVVKNVRMQISEGRLQEESWYQKLDNDARIQYRMSARSLFQGLMTYMATNGAEAVTEAYAIGYEYASRARRYQLSYVDAAKAFLFFRDTLVESVIKVYTEANVPSKKATEMYAKMHTFTDDILISLLETYSKLENANH; translated from the coding sequence ATGACTGACGAATGGCTTTCTCTCAGCGATGCGGCAAAACTGCTTGGAGTGCATCCGAGCACGATACGGCTTTGGTCTGATAAAGGATCGATACCTGTCCATAAGACGCAGGGTGGCCATCGCCGCTATAAGCGAGGAGAAATCCTCCTTTGGGCAGAAGCAAATTCAAAGTCCAAGAATGAGGCGATTGAACCTGAAGGCATGATGAATGAGGTGGTGAAGAATGTCCGCATGCAGATCTCAGAGGGACGTCTTCAAGAAGAATCCTGGTATCAGAAATTGGATAATGATGCCCGCATCCAATATCGCATGAGTGCGCGGTCGTTGTTCCAGGGGTTGATGACCTATATGGCGACCAATGGGGCGGAGGCCGTCACCGAGGCCTATGCCATTGGGTATGAGTATGCCTCGCGCGCACGTCGATACCAACTCAGCTATGTGGATGCCGCGAAGGCTTTTTTATTTTTTCGAGATACGTTGGTCGAGTCGGTCATCAAGGTGTATACGGAAGCCAACGTCCCTTCCAAGAAGGCGACTGAGATGTATGCAAAGATGCATACGTTCACGGATGATATTCTGATCAGTTTGTTGGAGACCTATAGCAAATTGGAAAATGCCAATCATTAG